From a single Raphanus sativus cultivar WK10039 chromosome 3, ASM80110v3, whole genome shotgun sequence genomic region:
- the LOC130509884 gene encoding uncharacterized protein LOC130509884, translating to MGKKTKKAGKGKEKTERKTAKAEEKKARREGKKLSPEDDIDAILLSIQKEEAKKKEVLVEENVPAPSPRSNCSLTINPLKETELILYGGEFYNGQKTYVYGDLYRYDVDKQEWKLVSSPNSPPPRSSHQAVAWKNYLYIFGGEFTSPNQERFHHYKDFWMLDVKTNQWEQLNLKGCPSPRSGHRMVLYKHKIIVFGGFYDTLREVRYYNDLYVFDLDQYKWQEIKPKPGAMWPTARSGFQFFVYQDEIFLYGGYSKEVSSEKSSEKGVVHADLWSLDPRTWEWNKVKKIGMPPSSRAGFSVCVHKKRALLFGGVVDMEMEGDVMMSLFLNELYGFQLDNRRWYPIELRKEKSSKDKAKKNLEAKPIAINDDDDDDDEMDSASAMGDVAGSSDGISERMAACLTVEGSTLNTESDKSKALKGRLDPQVSVSEEVVKPCGRINSCMVVGKDTLYIYGGMMEIKDKEITLDDLYSLNLSKLDEWKCIIPATETEWVEVSEDEEGDEDEDEDDSEDEGNSEESDDEDDDEEVEAMDVDGSVKVGEVVAMIKGEGKALRRKEKRARIEQIRANLGLSDSQRTPAPGETLKDFYKRTNMYWQMAAYEHTQHTGKELRKDGFDLAETRYLELKPVLDELAILEAEQKAEEAEAPESSGTSRKGGIAKKKR from the exons ATGGgaaagaagacgaagaaggcCGGTAAAGGCAAAGAAAAAACTGAGAGGAAAACGGCCAAGGCTGAGGAGAAGAAAGCTCGACGAGAAGGCAAGAAGCTCTCTCCTGAAGACGACATAGACGCTATTCTC TTGAGCAtacaaaaggaagaagctaaGAAGAAAGAGGTTCTTGTTGAGGAAAACGTGCCTGCACCATCTCCTAGGTCTAACTGCTCG CTTACTATAAATCCCTTGAAAGAGACTGAGCTGATACTCTATGGCGGCGAGTTTTATAATGGCCAAAAG ACATATGTATATGGTGATCTGTACCGATATGATGTTGATAAGCAGGAGTGGAAGCTAGTTTCAAGTCCCAACAGTCCACCTCCTCGCAGCTCTCACCAGGCAGTTGCTTGGAAGAATTATCTCTACATATTTG GTGGTGAGTTTACATCGCCAAACCAAGAGCGGTTCCATCACTACAAG GACTTTTGGATGCTGGACGTGAAAACTAATCAATGGGAACAATTAAATTTAAAGGGATGTCCTAGTCCCCGTTCTGGTCATCGTATG GTATTATACAAGCACAAGATTATAGTTTTTGGTGGCTTCTATGACACTCTACGTGAAGTAAG GTATTACAATGATCTCTATGTGTTTGACTTGGACCAATACAAG TGGCAAGAAATAAAGCCTAAGCCTGGTGCCATGTGGCCTACAGCTAGAAGCGGTTTCCAGTTCTTTGTTTATCAAGATGAG ATATTCTTATATGGTGGTTATTCAAAAGAAGTCTCATCTGAGAAGAGCTCTGAGAAAGGAGTTGTTCATGCTGATTTATGGTCTCTTGATCCCAGAACCTGGGAATGGAACAAA GTGAAGAAAATTGGGATGCCTCCTAGCTCCCGTGCAGGGTTTTCGGTATGTGTCCACAAAAAGCGTGCTTTGCTGTTTGGTGGTGTCGTGGATATGGAAATGGAAG GTGATGTAATGATGAGTTTATTCTTAAATGAGCTCTATGGCTTCCAGTTAGATAATCGCCGCTG GTACCCCATAGAGCTACGAAAAGAGAAATCATCAAAAGATAAG GCAAAGAAGAATTTAGAGGCCAAACCTATCGCAattaatgatgatgatgatgatgatgatgagatggATTCAGCGTCGGCCATGGGTGATGTGGCAGGCTCTTCCGATGGGATTTCTGAACGTATGGCAGCATGTCTAACTGTTGAAGGAAGTACACTTAATACTGAGTCTGATAAAAGTAAAGCTCTAAAGGGAAGACTAGATCCACAAGTCTCTGTCTCAGAAGAG GTTGTAAAACCATGTGGACGTATTAATTCTTGCATGGTTGTTGGGAAGGACACCTTATACATATATGGTGGCATGATGGAGatcaaagataaagaaataACTCTTGATGATTTGTATTCTCTTAATCTTAGCAAACTTGACGAGTGGAAGTGTATCATTCCG GCGACTGAAACAGAGTGGGTGGAAGTCTCAGAGGATGAAGAAGGGGACGAagatgaggatgaagatgataGTGAGGATGAAGGAAACAGTGAGGAgtctgatgatgaagatgacgaTGAGGAAGTAGAG GCAATGGATGTTGATGGATCAGTGAAAGTAGGAGAAGTTGTTGCAATGATTAAAGGTGAAGGAAAAGCCCTCCGAAGAAAAGAGAAACGAGCTCGGATAGAACAAATCAGAGCTAATCTAGGACTCTCAGATTCACAGAGAACCCCAGCG CCTGGAGAAACTTTGAAGGATTTCTATAAGCGCACAAATATGTACTGGCAAATGGCTGCCTATGAGCATACCCAACATACTGGCAAG GAGCTGCGGAAGGATGGTTTTGACCTTGCAGAAACTAGGTATCTGGAACTCAAACCCGTACTAGATGAG TTGGCAATACTTGAGGCAGAGCAAAAGGCTGAAGAAGCAGAAGCACCTGAGTCTAGTGGTACCTCTAGAAAGGGAGGCATtgcaaagaagaagagataG